Proteins encoded together in one Microcaecilia unicolor chromosome 3, aMicUni1.1, whole genome shotgun sequence window:
- the LOC115464501 gene encoding vomeronasal type-2 receptor 26-like, with the protein MSCRQAEKPEASCNKTPPQAKCSESCPPGFRKLTRESEPICCFDCIPCPQGEISNQSDMDNCVKCREDHWPNHERDTCILKPIIFLSYEETVGIALTTSSIFFFLINTIILGIFIIYRDTPIVRANNRGISYILLISLMICFLCSLMFIGHPEPVTCILRNTTFGMTFSISLSSILAKTITVVMAFHATKPGSKLRKWMGSRISYTIILFCSLFQCILCLIWLFTAPPFPYLNMQSETGSILIECNEGSMIAFYCVLGFLGFLAGISFIIAFLSRNLPDSFNEAKYITFSMLVFCSVWITFIPTYLSTRGKYMVAVEIFAIQASSAGLLGCIFMPKCCIILLRPDRNSRKYLTKNN; encoded by the exons atgTCATGCCGTCAGGCCGAGAAGCCCGAAGCAAGTTGTAATAAG ACACCCCCTCAAGCCAAATGCAGTGAGAGCTGCCCTCCTGGCTTCAGAAAATTAACAAGGGAAAGCGAGCCCATCTGCTGCTTTGACTGTATTCCATGTCCACAGGGAGAAATTTCCAACCAAAGTG ATATGGACAACTGTGTGAAATGTCGTGAAGACCACTGGCCAAATCATGAGAGAGACACCTGTATCCTAAAACCAATAATTTTCCTGTCCTATGAAGAGACTGTTGGGATAGCTTTGACTACCAGCAGcattttcttctttcttatcAATACAATCATTTTGGGAATCTTCATTATTTACCGAGATACACCTATTGTGAGAGCCAATAACCGGGGCATCAGCTATATCCTCCTCATCTCCCTTATGATCTGCTTTCTATGCTCCTTGATGTTTATTGGCCACCCTGAGCCTGTGACCTGCATTCTCCGCAACACTACCTTTGGGATGACTTTCTCTATCTCACTCTCATCCATACTGGCAAAAACCATCACTGTGGTTATGGCTTTTCATGCAACCAAGCCTGGAAGCAAGTTAAggaaatggatgggttccagGATCTCATATACTATAATACTTTTCTGCTCTCTTTTTCAATGTATTCTCTGTCTCATTTGGTTATTTACTGCTCCCCCATTCCCATATCTTAATATGCAATCAGAAACTGGATCAATATtaattgaatgtaatgaagggtcaatgattgcattttactgtgttctgggtTTCCTGGGATTTCTGGCTGGTATCAGCTTCATCATTGCATTCTTATCAAGAAATCTACCTGACagtttcaatgaggccaagtacattactttcagcatgctggtgttctgcagtgtttggaTAACTTTTATCCCAACATATCTGAGCACAAGAGGAAAATACATGGTAGCAGTGGAGATATTTGCCATACAAGCTTCAAGTGCTGGACTTCTGGGATGTATCTTTATGCCCAAATGTTGCATTATCCTATTGAGGCCTGATAGGAATAGCAGGAAATATCTTACAAAAAACAACTGA